From a region of the Panthera uncia isolate 11264 chromosome B1, Puncia_PCG_1.0, whole genome shotgun sequence genome:
- the GAB1 gene encoding GRB2-associated-binding protein 1 isoform X4 produces the protein MQTAHEDVSCKEIELPEEEMNTSASYVLCASAYKICWNLLHICFAWKRRWFVLRSGRLTGDPDVLEYYKNDHAKKPIRIIDLNLCQQVDAGLTFNKKEFENSYIFDINTIDRIFYLVADSEEEMNKWVRCICDICGFNPTEEDLVKPPGNSAQAPADLPLAVNTAPPSTQVDSSSTAPPPPYQLINLPPHLETVGIQEDPQDYLLLINCQSKKPEPTSQGSSFVSEEGEEYLLLEDFESKTIPLQTHADSAKSTSSETDCNDNVPSHKNPASSQSKHGVNGFFQQQMMYDSPPSRAASVSVDSSLYNLPRSYSHDVLPKVSPSSTEADGELYVFNTPSGTSSVETQMRHVSISYDIPPTPGNTYQIPRTFPEGTLGQTSKLDTIPDIPPPRPPKPHPAHDRSPVETCSITRTASDTDSSYCIPTAGMPPSRSNTISTVDLNKLRKDASSQDCYDIPRTFPSDRSSSLEGFHNHFKIKNILTVGSVSSEELDENYVPMNPNSPPRQHSSSFTEPIQEANYVPMTPGTFDFSSFGMQVPPPAHMGFRSSPKTPPRRPVPVADCEPPPVDRNLKPDRKAKPAPLEIKPLPEWEELQAPVRSPITRSFARDSSRFPLSPRPDSVHSTTSSSDSHDSEENYVPMNPNLSSEDSNLFGSNSLDGRSSPMVKPKGDKQVEYLDLDLDSGKSTPPRKQKSSGSGSSVADERVDYVVVDQQKTLALKSTREAWTDGRQSTESETPAKNVK, from the exons GCATGGAAGAGGAGATGGTTTGTGTTACGCAGTGGTCGCTTAACTGGAGATCCAGATGTCTTGGAATATTACAAAAATGATCATGCCAAGAAGCCTATCCGTATTATTGATTTAAATTTATGTCAGCAAGTTGATGCTGGATTGACATTTAACAAAAAAGAGTTTGAAAACAGCTACATTTTTGATATCAACACCATTGACCGAATTTTCTACTTGGTAGCAGACAGTGAGGAAGAGATGAATAAGTGGGTTCGTTGCATTTGTGACATCTGTGGGTTTAATCCTACGGAGGAAG ATCTTGTGAAGCCCCCTGGCAACTCTGCCCAGGCGCCAGCCGATTTACCTTTGGCGGTCAACACAGCACCGCCGTCCACCCAGGTAGATTCATCCTCCACTGCTCCACCTCCTCCCTATCAGCTAATTAACCTTCCACCACACCTGGAAACTGTTGGCATCCAGGAGGATCCTCAAGACTACCTCTTGCTAATCAACTGTCAAAGCAAGAAGCCTGAACCCACCAG CCAAGGGTCATCTTTTGTTTCTGAAGAAGGAGAGGAATACCTACTACTAGAAGATTTTGAAAGCAAAACGATTCCATTGCA aaCACATGCTGATTCTGCAAAATCCACCTCTTCTGAAACAGACTGCAATGATAACGTCCCTTCTCATAAAAATCCTGCTTCCTCCCAGAGCAAACATGGAGTGAATGGCTTTTTTCAGCAGCAAATGATGTATGACTCTCCACCGTCTCGTGCTGCATCTGTTTCTGTAGACTCCAGCCTTTATAACCTGCCCAGAAGTTACTCCCACGATGTTTTACCAAAGGTGTCTCCATCAAGTACCGAGGCAGATGGAGAACTCTATGTTTTTAATACCCCATCTGGGACATCAAGTGTAGAGACTCAAATGAGGCATGTATCTATTAGTTATGACATTCCTCCAACACCTGGTAATACTTATCAGATTCCACGAACATTTCCAGAAGGAACTTTGGGACAGACGTCAAAGCTAGACACTATTCCAGATATTCCTCCACCTCGGCCACCGAAACCACATCCGGCTCATGACCGATCGCCTGTGGAAACGTGTAGTATCACACGCACGGCCTCAGATACTGACAGTAGTTACTGTATCCCTACAGCAGGGATGCCACCATCACGTAGTAATACCATTTCCACTGTGGATTTGAACAAATTGCGAAAAG atgCTAGTTCTCAAGACTGCTATGATATTCCACGAACATTTCCAAGTGACAGATCTAGTTCACTTGAAGGCTTCCATAACCACTTT aaaatcaaaaatatattGACAGTGGGAAGTGTATCAAGTGAAGAACTGGATGAAAATTATGTCCCAATGAATCCCAATTCTCCTCCACGACAACATTCCAGCAGTTTTACGGAACCAATTCAGGAAGCAAATTATGTGCCAATGACTCCGGGAACGTTTGATTTCTCTTCGTTTGGAATGCAAGTTCCTCCTCCAGCTCATATGGGCTTCCGGTCCAGCCCAAAGACCCCTCCCCGAAGGCCAGTTCCTGTTGCAGACTGTGAACCACCCCCCGTGGATAGGAACCTCAAGCCCGACAGAAAAG cCAAGCCAGCACCTTTAGAAATAAAACCTTTGCCAGAATGGGAAGAACTGCAAGCCCCAGTTAGATCTCCCATCACTAGGAGTTTTGCTCGAGA CTCCTCTAGATTTCCCTTGTCTCCCCGACCGGATTCAGTGCATAGCACAACTTCAAGCAGTGACTCACACGACAGTGAAGAGAATTATGTTCCTATGAACCCAAACCTATCCAGCGAAGACTCA AATCTTTTTGGCAGTAACAGCCTTGATGGGAGAAGCAGTCCTATGGTCAAGCCCAAAGGAGACAAACAAGTAGAATACCTAGATCTGGATTTAGATTCTGGGAAATCCACACCACCACGTAAG cAAAAGAGCAGTGGCTCAGGCAGCAGTGTAGCTGATGAGAGAGTAGATTATGTTGTGGTTGACCAACAGAAGACTCTGGCTCTAAAGAGCACTCGGGAAGCCTGGACAGATGGGAGACAgtccacagaatctgaaacaccaGCCAagaatgtgaaatga
- the GAB1 gene encoding GRB2-associated-binding protein 1 isoform X9, with protein sequence MSGGEVVCSGWLRKSPPEKKLKRYAWKRRWFVLRSGRLTGDPDVLEYYKNDHAKKPIRIIDLNLCQQVDAGLTFNKKEFENSYIFDINTIDRIFYLVADSEEEMNKWVRCICDICGFNPTEEDLVKPPGNSAQAPADLPLAVNTAPPSTQVDSSSTAPPPPYQLINLPPHLETVGIQEDPQDYLLLINCQSKKPEPTRTHADSAKSTSSETDCNDNVPSHKNPASSQSKHGVNGFFQQQMMYDSPPSRAASVSVDSSLYNLPRSYSHDVLPKVSPSSTEADGELYVFNTPSGTSSVETQMRHVSISYDIPPTPGNTYQIPRTFPEGTLGQTSKLDTIPDIPPPRPPKPHPAHDRSPVETCSITRTASDTDSSYCIPTAGMPPSRSNTISTVDLNKLRKDASSQDCYDIPRTFPSDRSSSLEGFHNHFKIKNILTVGSVSSEELDENYVPMNPNSPPRQHSSSFTEPIQEANYVPMTPGTFDFSSFGMQVPPPAHMGFRSSPKTPPRRPVPVADCEPPPVDRNLKPDRKAKPAPLEIKPLPEWEELQAPVRSPITRSFARDSSRFPLSPRPDSVHSTTSSSDSHDSEENYVPMNPNLSSEDSNLFGSNSLDGRSSPMVKPKGDKQVEYLDLDLDSGKSTPPRKQKSSGSGSSVADERVDYVVVDQQKTLALKSTREAWTDGRQSTESETPAKNVK encoded by the exons GCATGGAAGAGGAGATGGTTTGTGTTACGCAGTGGTCGCTTAACTGGAGATCCAGATGTCTTGGAATATTACAAAAATGATCATGCCAAGAAGCCTATCCGTATTATTGATTTAAATTTATGTCAGCAAGTTGATGCTGGATTGACATTTAACAAAAAAGAGTTTGAAAACAGCTACATTTTTGATATCAACACCATTGACCGAATTTTCTACTTGGTAGCAGACAGTGAGGAAGAGATGAATAAGTGGGTTCGTTGCATTTGTGACATCTGTGGGTTTAATCCTACGGAGGAAG ATCTTGTGAAGCCCCCTGGCAACTCTGCCCAGGCGCCAGCCGATTTACCTTTGGCGGTCAACACAGCACCGCCGTCCACCCAGGTAGATTCATCCTCCACTGCTCCACCTCCTCCCTATCAGCTAATTAACCTTCCACCACACCTGGAAACTGTTGGCATCCAGGAGGATCCTCAAGACTACCTCTTGCTAATCAACTGTCAAAGCAAGAAGCCTGAACCCACCAG aaCACATGCTGATTCTGCAAAATCCACCTCTTCTGAAACAGACTGCAATGATAACGTCCCTTCTCATAAAAATCCTGCTTCCTCCCAGAGCAAACATGGAGTGAATGGCTTTTTTCAGCAGCAAATGATGTATGACTCTCCACCGTCTCGTGCTGCATCTGTTTCTGTAGACTCCAGCCTTTATAACCTGCCCAGAAGTTACTCCCACGATGTTTTACCAAAGGTGTCTCCATCAAGTACCGAGGCAGATGGAGAACTCTATGTTTTTAATACCCCATCTGGGACATCAAGTGTAGAGACTCAAATGAGGCATGTATCTATTAGTTATGACATTCCTCCAACACCTGGTAATACTTATCAGATTCCACGAACATTTCCAGAAGGAACTTTGGGACAGACGTCAAAGCTAGACACTATTCCAGATATTCCTCCACCTCGGCCACCGAAACCACATCCGGCTCATGACCGATCGCCTGTGGAAACGTGTAGTATCACACGCACGGCCTCAGATACTGACAGTAGTTACTGTATCCCTACAGCAGGGATGCCACCATCACGTAGTAATACCATTTCCACTGTGGATTTGAACAAATTGCGAAAAG atgCTAGTTCTCAAGACTGCTATGATATTCCACGAACATTTCCAAGTGACAGATCTAGTTCACTTGAAGGCTTCCATAACCACTTT aaaatcaaaaatatattGACAGTGGGAAGTGTATCAAGTGAAGAACTGGATGAAAATTATGTCCCAATGAATCCCAATTCTCCTCCACGACAACATTCCAGCAGTTTTACGGAACCAATTCAGGAAGCAAATTATGTGCCAATGACTCCGGGAACGTTTGATTTCTCTTCGTTTGGAATGCAAGTTCCTCCTCCAGCTCATATGGGCTTCCGGTCCAGCCCAAAGACCCCTCCCCGAAGGCCAGTTCCTGTTGCAGACTGTGAACCACCCCCCGTGGATAGGAACCTCAAGCCCGACAGAAAAG cCAAGCCAGCACCTTTAGAAATAAAACCTTTGCCAGAATGGGAAGAACTGCAAGCCCCAGTTAGATCTCCCATCACTAGGAGTTTTGCTCGAGA CTCCTCTAGATTTCCCTTGTCTCCCCGACCGGATTCAGTGCATAGCACAACTTCAAGCAGTGACTCACACGACAGTGAAGAGAATTATGTTCCTATGAACCCAAACCTATCCAGCGAAGACTCA AATCTTTTTGGCAGTAACAGCCTTGATGGGAGAAGCAGTCCTATGGTCAAGCCCAAAGGAGACAAACAAGTAGAATACCTAGATCTGGATTTAGATTCTGGGAAATCCACACCACCACGTAAG cAAAAGAGCAGTGGCTCAGGCAGCAGTGTAGCTGATGAGAGAGTAGATTATGTTGTGGTTGACCAACAGAAGACTCTGGCTCTAAAGAGCACTCGGGAAGCCTGGACAGATGGGAGACAgtccacagaatctgaaacaccaGCCAagaatgtgaaatga
- the GAB1 gene encoding GRB2-associated-binding protein 1 isoform X2, translating to MSGGEVVCSGWLRKSPPEKKLKRYAWKRRWFVLRSGRLTGDPDVLEYYKNDHAKKPIRIIDLNLCQQVDAGLTFNKKEFENSYIFDINTIDRIFYLVADSEEEMNKWVRCICDICGFNPTEEDLVKPPGNSAQAPADLPLAVNTAPPSTQVDSSSTAPPPPYQLINLPPHLETVGIQEDPQDYLLLINCQSKKPEPTSQGSSFVSEEGEEYLLLEDFESKTIPLQTHADSAKSTSSETDCNDNVPSHKNPASSQSKHGVNGFFQQQMMYDSPPSRAASVSVDSSLYNLPRSYSHDVLPKVSPSSTEADGELYVFNTPSGTSSVETQMRHVSISYDIPPTPGNTYQIPRTFPEGTLGQTSKLDTIPDIPPPRPPKPHPAHDRSPVETCSITRTASDTDSSYCIPTAGMPPSRSNTISTVDLNKLRKDASSQDCYDIPRTFPSDRSSSLEGFHNHFKIKNILTVGSVSSEELDENYVPMNPNSPPRQHSSSFTEPIQEANYVPMTPGTFDFSSFGMQVPPPAHMGFRSSPKTPPRRPVPVADCEPPPVDRNLKPDRKGQSPKILRPKPPGLERTDSQTIGDFATRRKAKPAPLEIKPLPEWEELQAPVRSPITRSFARDSSRFPLSPRPDSVHSTTSSSDSHDSEENYVPMNPNLSSEDSNLFGSNSLDGRSSPMVKPKGDKQVEYLDLDLDSGKSTPPRKQKSSGSGSSVADERVDYVVVDQQKTLALKSTREAWTDGRQSTESETPAKNVK from the exons GCATGGAAGAGGAGATGGTTTGTGTTACGCAGTGGTCGCTTAACTGGAGATCCAGATGTCTTGGAATATTACAAAAATGATCATGCCAAGAAGCCTATCCGTATTATTGATTTAAATTTATGTCAGCAAGTTGATGCTGGATTGACATTTAACAAAAAAGAGTTTGAAAACAGCTACATTTTTGATATCAACACCATTGACCGAATTTTCTACTTGGTAGCAGACAGTGAGGAAGAGATGAATAAGTGGGTTCGTTGCATTTGTGACATCTGTGGGTTTAATCCTACGGAGGAAG ATCTTGTGAAGCCCCCTGGCAACTCTGCCCAGGCGCCAGCCGATTTACCTTTGGCGGTCAACACAGCACCGCCGTCCACCCAGGTAGATTCATCCTCCACTGCTCCACCTCCTCCCTATCAGCTAATTAACCTTCCACCACACCTGGAAACTGTTGGCATCCAGGAGGATCCTCAAGACTACCTCTTGCTAATCAACTGTCAAAGCAAGAAGCCTGAACCCACCAG CCAAGGGTCATCTTTTGTTTCTGAAGAAGGAGAGGAATACCTACTACTAGAAGATTTTGAAAGCAAAACGATTCCATTGCA aaCACATGCTGATTCTGCAAAATCCACCTCTTCTGAAACAGACTGCAATGATAACGTCCCTTCTCATAAAAATCCTGCTTCCTCCCAGAGCAAACATGGAGTGAATGGCTTTTTTCAGCAGCAAATGATGTATGACTCTCCACCGTCTCGTGCTGCATCTGTTTCTGTAGACTCCAGCCTTTATAACCTGCCCAGAAGTTACTCCCACGATGTTTTACCAAAGGTGTCTCCATCAAGTACCGAGGCAGATGGAGAACTCTATGTTTTTAATACCCCATCTGGGACATCAAGTGTAGAGACTCAAATGAGGCATGTATCTATTAGTTATGACATTCCTCCAACACCTGGTAATACTTATCAGATTCCACGAACATTTCCAGAAGGAACTTTGGGACAGACGTCAAAGCTAGACACTATTCCAGATATTCCTCCACCTCGGCCACCGAAACCACATCCGGCTCATGACCGATCGCCTGTGGAAACGTGTAGTATCACACGCACGGCCTCAGATACTGACAGTAGTTACTGTATCCCTACAGCAGGGATGCCACCATCACGTAGTAATACCATTTCCACTGTGGATTTGAACAAATTGCGAAAAG atgCTAGTTCTCAAGACTGCTATGATATTCCACGAACATTTCCAAGTGACAGATCTAGTTCACTTGAAGGCTTCCATAACCACTTT aaaatcaaaaatatattGACAGTGGGAAGTGTATCAAGTGAAGAACTGGATGAAAATTATGTCCCAATGAATCCCAATTCTCCTCCACGACAACATTCCAGCAGTTTTACGGAACCAATTCAGGAAGCAAATTATGTGCCAATGACTCCGGGAACGTTTGATTTCTCTTCGTTTGGAATGCAAGTTCCTCCTCCAGCTCATATGGGCTTCCGGTCCAGCCCAAAGACCCCTCCCCGAAGGCCAGTTCCTGTTGCAGACTGTGAACCACCCCCCGTGGATAGGAACCTCAAGCCCGACAGAAAAG GTCAAAGTCCTAAAATTTTAAGACCCAAACCCCCTGGTTTAGAGCGAACTGATTCACAAACCATAGGTGACTTTGCTACAAGAAGAAAGG cCAAGCCAGCACCTTTAGAAATAAAACCTTTGCCAGAATGGGAAGAACTGCAAGCCCCAGTTAGATCTCCCATCACTAGGAGTTTTGCTCGAGA CTCCTCTAGATTTCCCTTGTCTCCCCGACCGGATTCAGTGCATAGCACAACTTCAAGCAGTGACTCACACGACAGTGAAGAGAATTATGTTCCTATGAACCCAAACCTATCCAGCGAAGACTCA AATCTTTTTGGCAGTAACAGCCTTGATGGGAGAAGCAGTCCTATGGTCAAGCCCAAAGGAGACAAACAAGTAGAATACCTAGATCTGGATTTAGATTCTGGGAAATCCACACCACCACGTAAG cAAAAGAGCAGTGGCTCAGGCAGCAGTGTAGCTGATGAGAGAGTAGATTATGTTGTGGTTGACCAACAGAAGACTCTGGCTCTAAAGAGCACTCGGGAAGCCTGGACAGATGGGAGACAgtccacagaatctgaaacaccaGCCAagaatgtgaaatga
- the GAB1 gene encoding GRB2-associated-binding protein 1 isoform X8, with protein sequence MSGGEVVCSGWLRKSPPEKKLKRYAWKRRWFVLRSGRLTGDPDVLEYYKNDHAKKPIRIIDLNLCQQVDAGLTFNKKEFENSYIFDINTIDRIFYLVADSEEEMNKWVRCICDICGFNPTEEDLVKPPGNSAQAPADLPLAVNTAPPSTQVDSSSTAPPPPYQLINLPPHLETVGIQEDPQDYLLLINCQSKKPEPTSQGSSFVSEEGEEYLLLEDFESKTIPLQTHADSAKSTSSETDCNDNVPSHKNPASSQSKHGVNGFFQQQMMYDSPPSRAASVSVDSSLYNLPRSYSHDVLPKVSPSSTEADGELYVFNTPSGTSSVETQMRHVSISYDIPPTPGNTYQIPRTFPEGTLGQTSKLDTIPDIPPPRPPKPHPAHDRSPVETCSITRTASDTDSSYCIPTAGMPPSRSNTISTVDLNKLRKDASSQDCYDIPRTFPSDRSSSLEGFHNHFKIKNILTVGSVSSEELDENYVPMNPNSPPRQHSSSFTEPIQEANYVPMTPGTFDFSSFGMQVPPPAHMGFRSSPKTPPRRPVPVADCEPPPVDRNLKPDRKAKPAPLEIKPLPEWEELQAPVRSPITRSFARDSSRFPLSPRPDSVHSTTSSSDSHDSEENYVPMNPNLSSEDSNLFGSNSLDGRSSPMVKPKGDKQVEYLDLDLDSGKSTPPRKQKSSGSGSSVADERVDYVVVDQQKTLALKSTREAWTDGRQSTESETPAKNVK encoded by the exons GCATGGAAGAGGAGATGGTTTGTGTTACGCAGTGGTCGCTTAACTGGAGATCCAGATGTCTTGGAATATTACAAAAATGATCATGCCAAGAAGCCTATCCGTATTATTGATTTAAATTTATGTCAGCAAGTTGATGCTGGATTGACATTTAACAAAAAAGAGTTTGAAAACAGCTACATTTTTGATATCAACACCATTGACCGAATTTTCTACTTGGTAGCAGACAGTGAGGAAGAGATGAATAAGTGGGTTCGTTGCATTTGTGACATCTGTGGGTTTAATCCTACGGAGGAAG ATCTTGTGAAGCCCCCTGGCAACTCTGCCCAGGCGCCAGCCGATTTACCTTTGGCGGTCAACACAGCACCGCCGTCCACCCAGGTAGATTCATCCTCCACTGCTCCACCTCCTCCCTATCAGCTAATTAACCTTCCACCACACCTGGAAACTGTTGGCATCCAGGAGGATCCTCAAGACTACCTCTTGCTAATCAACTGTCAAAGCAAGAAGCCTGAACCCACCAG CCAAGGGTCATCTTTTGTTTCTGAAGAAGGAGAGGAATACCTACTACTAGAAGATTTTGAAAGCAAAACGATTCCATTGCA aaCACATGCTGATTCTGCAAAATCCACCTCTTCTGAAACAGACTGCAATGATAACGTCCCTTCTCATAAAAATCCTGCTTCCTCCCAGAGCAAACATGGAGTGAATGGCTTTTTTCAGCAGCAAATGATGTATGACTCTCCACCGTCTCGTGCTGCATCTGTTTCTGTAGACTCCAGCCTTTATAACCTGCCCAGAAGTTACTCCCACGATGTTTTACCAAAGGTGTCTCCATCAAGTACCGAGGCAGATGGAGAACTCTATGTTTTTAATACCCCATCTGGGACATCAAGTGTAGAGACTCAAATGAGGCATGTATCTATTAGTTATGACATTCCTCCAACACCTGGTAATACTTATCAGATTCCACGAACATTTCCAGAAGGAACTTTGGGACAGACGTCAAAGCTAGACACTATTCCAGATATTCCTCCACCTCGGCCACCGAAACCACATCCGGCTCATGACCGATCGCCTGTGGAAACGTGTAGTATCACACGCACGGCCTCAGATACTGACAGTAGTTACTGTATCCCTACAGCAGGGATGCCACCATCACGTAGTAATACCATTTCCACTGTGGATTTGAACAAATTGCGAAAAG atgCTAGTTCTCAAGACTGCTATGATATTCCACGAACATTTCCAAGTGACAGATCTAGTTCACTTGAAGGCTTCCATAACCACTTT aaaatcaaaaatatattGACAGTGGGAAGTGTATCAAGTGAAGAACTGGATGAAAATTATGTCCCAATGAATCCCAATTCTCCTCCACGACAACATTCCAGCAGTTTTACGGAACCAATTCAGGAAGCAAATTATGTGCCAATGACTCCGGGAACGTTTGATTTCTCTTCGTTTGGAATGCAAGTTCCTCCTCCAGCTCATATGGGCTTCCGGTCCAGCCCAAAGACCCCTCCCCGAAGGCCAGTTCCTGTTGCAGACTGTGAACCACCCCCCGTGGATAGGAACCTCAAGCCCGACAGAAAAG cCAAGCCAGCACCTTTAGAAATAAAACCTTTGCCAGAATGGGAAGAACTGCAAGCCCCAGTTAGATCTCCCATCACTAGGAGTTTTGCTCGAGA CTCCTCTAGATTTCCCTTGTCTCCCCGACCGGATTCAGTGCATAGCACAACTTCAAGCAGTGACTCACACGACAGTGAAGAGAATTATGTTCCTATGAACCCAAACCTATCCAGCGAAGACTCA AATCTTTTTGGCAGTAACAGCCTTGATGGGAGAAGCAGTCCTATGGTCAAGCCCAAAGGAGACAAACAAGTAGAATACCTAGATCTGGATTTAGATTCTGGGAAATCCACACCACCACGTAAG cAAAAGAGCAGTGGCTCAGGCAGCAGTGTAGCTGATGAGAGAGTAGATTATGTTGTGGTTGACCAACAGAAGACTCTGGCTCTAAAGAGCACTCGGGAAGCCTGGACAGATGGGAGACAgtccacagaatctgaaacaccaGCCAagaatgtgaaatga